The following proteins come from a genomic window of Proteiniphilum propionicum:
- a CDS encoding urea transporter, translating to MGNRLRTYTLMYLDGTLNSYGMIFFSKERWFSLILLLISMLDCRLGAGGLAAVLLTNIIAHILGFSKQKIRSGIYGFNAIFVGIGLMYKFYTNNSFLILFVFSVIMAFMFTIWLESLFSKHSLPILTLPFVFTLFVVDLSVKTFTKIETIGLFDRFTVVLANQMEVPWYPVAHAMDRVPLPSIFYYYFKTLASVFFTDSLLVGIIITIALIFHSRIKSTVAFLGFFFAFFTSKLLGVDIQELTRNLAGVNYIFWGMAIGSFFIIPNSFSYLLVIVLTPALFLFYASIENLIAGLGLSSYTLPFSLLSILVLFILKQRSLSRFFIFPYIQYFNPEKTVYKYVNYMERFSQESLFKLQLPFLGEWQVSQGYDGGITHLGAWGKALDFVITDEQGSTCLGRCAEKEDFYCFNKPVMAPADGYVYMIGNITEDNEIGDVNTRKNWGNSIVINHLNGLYTQISHLKKDSFKVRIGDYVTRGTVLAACGNSGRSSEPHLHFQVQLSPEIGAQTHAYPIGYFFEKGKEKPLLHIGKVPEEKSTIYNIQPSLMAHKAFDNKPGRAMSVTYDDEPYSWYIATDEYNKTYIHCRKSRATAYMENDGTMLYFTDFEGKKSSPLYLFYRSCFKLLLSNEREIPVSDNIPLTKEHPKGTRWFQDLLAPFVIFTQICYRSVLIETDNIHYPEKMVYRSLLETKSFNIKLHRRISVITVNHHQIKINTKNHTLCIDWV from the coding sequence ATGGGTAACAGGCTTAGAACATACACACTCATGTACCTTGACGGGACATTGAATAGTTACGGTATGATTTTCTTTTCGAAGGAGCGCTGGTTCTCGCTGATACTCCTACTGATTAGCATGCTCGATTGCAGGCTGGGAGCAGGCGGGTTAGCCGCCGTGCTGTTGACCAACATTATTGCTCATATACTAGGTTTCTCGAAGCAGAAAATCCGTTCTGGAATTTATGGTTTCAATGCTATTTTCGTAGGAATAGGGCTAATGTACAAGTTTTATACGAACAATTCATTTCTGATACTCTTTGTTTTCTCGGTAATCATGGCCTTCATGTTCACCATCTGGCTAGAATCGCTTTTCTCAAAACACAGCCTTCCAATACTTACGCTTCCTTTTGTTTTCACACTTTTCGTCGTTGACCTTTCGGTAAAAACCTTTACCAAAATAGAGACAATCGGCCTGTTCGACCGCTTCACGGTTGTGCTGGCCAATCAAATGGAGGTACCATGGTATCCGGTAGCGCATGCGATGGATAGGGTTCCCCTTCCATCAATATTCTACTACTATTTCAAGACGCTGGCATCGGTTTTCTTCACCGACAGCCTGTTGGTCGGCATCATCATAACGATTGCATTGATCTTTCATTCACGCATCAAATCGACGGTTGCTTTCCTGGGATTTTTCTTCGCATTTTTTACCAGCAAACTGCTAGGCGTGGATATACAGGAACTAACCCGGAATCTTGCAGGTGTGAACTATATCTTCTGGGGAATGGCTATTGGTAGTTTTTTTATTATACCGAACAGCTTCAGCTATCTGCTGGTGATTGTGCTCACCCCGGCCCTCTTTCTTTTTTATGCAAGCATAGAAAATCTGATTGCCGGGTTAGGTCTATCATCTTATACTCTGCCATTCAGCCTGTTATCAATACTTGTATTGTTCATTCTAAAACAACGAAGCCTGAGCCGCTTCTTCATATTTCCCTATATCCAATATTTCAATCCTGAGAAAACTGTTTACAAATATGTGAATTACATGGAACGCTTTTCACAGGAGTCATTGTTCAAGCTGCAGCTTCCTTTTTTGGGGGAATGGCAGGTTAGCCAGGGATATGATGGCGGCATCACCCATCTGGGAGCATGGGGAAAAGCGCTCGATTTTGTGATTACAGACGAGCAGGGATCTACCTGTTTAGGCCGTTGTGCGGAAAAAGAAGATTTTTACTGTTTCAACAAACCGGTGATGGCCCCTGCCGATGGCTATGTATACATGATCGGCAACATCACCGAAGATAATGAGATAGGCGATGTAAACACCCGTAAAAACTGGGGGAACAGTATTGTCATCAACCACCTGAACGGATTATATACACAGATAAGCCATCTAAAGAAAGACAGTTTCAAGGTACGCATCGGTGATTACGTAACCAGAGGTACTGTCCTGGCCGCCTGCGGAAATTCGGGGCGTTCATCCGAGCCGCATCTCCACTTCCAGGTGCAGCTCTCCCCCGAGATTGGTGCACAGACCCACGCCTATCCAATTGGATATTTTTTCGAGAAAGGAAAAGAGAAACCCCTACTGCATATTGGCAAGGTACCCGAAGAAAAGAGTACCATTTACAACATTCAACCATCTCTGATGGCACATAAGGCATTTGATAACAAACCGGGAAGAGCGATGAGTGTTACTTATGATGATGAGCCATATTCATGGTATATTGCTACCGATGAATACAACAAAACCTATATACACTGCCGAAAGTCGCGTGCAACCGCCTACATGGAAAATGACGGCACAATGTTATACTTCACCGATTTTGAAGGGAAAAAATCGTCACCGCTTTATCTTTTCTACCGAAGCTGCTTTAAACTATTGCTGTCTAACGAAAGGGAGATACCAGTTTCGGACAATATCCCTTTAACTAAGGAGCACCCTAAAGGAACCCGCTGGTTTCAGGATCTTCTGGCACCTTTCGTTATTTTCACCCAAATTTGTTACCGGTCGGTACTGATTGAAACGGATAATATCCATTATCCGGAAAAGATGGTTTACAGAAGTTTGCTGGAAACAAAATCATTCAACATTAAGCTTCACAGAAGGATATCTGTCATCACAGTGAATCATCACCAAATCAAAATCAACACAAAAAATCACACATTATGTATCGACTGGGTATAA
- a CDS encoding alanine racemase, with amino-acid sequence MKPTYERPIIQKLNTGLLNKFGSRTGYTPLKQIDGVAVASLMEQYGSPLFVISEKTIRQTYQKALKAFRMRYPKVQFAWSYKTNYLDAVCNIFHQEGSWAEVVSGFEYRKAIRNGVPGNLILFNGPDKSEEDLKRAVENHSLIHIDHFDELYTLIELLEGSANKARVAIRVNMDTGVYPQWDRFGFNYESGQAWNAIMKIATQPNLQLEGLHTHIGTYMLTVNAYAVAARKMCDLARQTAGTAGIKIKYIDMGGGFCSSNTLKGSYLQGVDVIPTFDDYAEAITGTILQAGFKPDEMPLLILENGRALIDEAGYLLGSVLATKRLADGRRATVLDIGVNILFTSFWYNHKVSPAQDFTQHAEEMVLYGPLCMNIDCLRESVSLPLLKKGDRVVIHEVGAYNMTQWMQFITLRPNVVIIDTSGKVHLIRKSESVDTIVQQEKVPEHLKSFTL; translated from the coding sequence ATGAAACCGACTTATGAAAGGCCAATCATTCAGAAGCTGAATACAGGCCTGTTAAATAAATTTGGCAGCCGTACCGGATATACCCCGTTAAAACAGATCGATGGCGTAGCTGTCGCCAGCCTGATGGAACAATACGGCTCACCTCTTTTCGTAATCAGTGAAAAAACAATCCGTCAGACCTATCAGAAAGCGCTGAAAGCATTCAGAATGCGCTATCCAAAAGTGCAGTTTGCCTGGAGCTATAAAACGAACTACCTTGATGCCGTCTGCAACATTTTCCATCAGGAGGGCAGCTGGGCGGAGGTGGTATCAGGTTTTGAGTACCGTAAAGCTATACGCAACGGTGTTCCCGGAAACCTGATTCTCTTCAACGGGCCCGATAAGTCGGAAGAGGACCTGAAAAGAGCGGTTGAGAACCACTCTCTTATCCATATTGATCATTTCGACGAGCTATACACGTTGATTGAACTGCTGGAAGGTTCAGCCAACAAGGCAAGGGTGGCTATCCGTGTGAACATGGACACCGGTGTCTATCCCCAGTGGGATCGCTTTGGCTTTAATTACGAATCGGGACAGGCATGGAATGCGATCATGAAGATTGCCACACAGCCCAACCTGCAGTTGGAGGGTTTACACACCCACATCGGCACCTACATGCTTACGGTAAACGCCTATGCTGTGGCTGCCAGAAAAATGTGCGATCTGGCGCGACAAACTGCCGGAACTGCCGGGATAAAGATTAAATATATAGATATGGGGGGCGGCTTCTGTTCGTCTAACACCCTGAAAGGCTCCTATCTGCAGGGAGTGGATGTGATTCCCACGTTCGACGACTATGCTGAAGCAATCACCGGCACAATCCTGCAAGCAGGCTTTAAGCCGGATGAAATGCCCCTGCTGATTCTGGAAAATGGTCGTGCCTTAATTGATGAAGCGGGCTACCTGCTGGGATCGGTGCTGGCTACAAAACGGCTTGCTGACGGACGCAGGGCTACCGTGCTTGATATAGGCGTAAACATCCTGTTCACCTCCTTTTGGTATAACCATAAAGTATCACCGGCACAGGACTTCACACAACATGCCGAAGAAATGGTACTTTATGGGCCTCTTTGTATGAACATAGACTGTCTGCGTGAAAGCGTGAGCCTGCCACTCTTAAAAAAGGGCGACCGTGTAGTGATACATGAGGTTGGAGCTTACAATATGACACAATGGATGCAGTTCATCACGCTTCGTCCCAACGTTGTCATAATAGATACCAGCGGGAAAGTGCATCTTATTCGCAAAAGCGAATCAGTTGATACCATTGTGCAACAGGAGAAGGTGCCTGAACACCTCAAAAGTTTCACCTTGTAA
- a CDS encoding ATP-grasp domain-containing protein, whose product MSKTKITVAVTGLNNIDSPGPGIPVIRALKESKEFEVRIIGLSYETLEPGIYMHHLVDSVYQLPLPTAGSAVLKERLRYIAGREPIDVLIPNFDAELHNFIKLQKELKSELGIATFLPSHEQFEERQKPELSRFGDKYGVRVPQNHMISRVSEIKKLEDELDYPMVIKGRYYDAYIASSYEQASSYFYKIVAKWGYPVIVQEFIPGTEVNVTAIGDGQGNCIGAIPMRKLYITDKGKAWSGISLEDEELLAISRHVIEKSCWRGGCELEFIKTKKNEYYLLEMNPRFPAWVYLANGCGQNHAEALLKMALGKKVKPFTEYKSGKMFIRYSYDMIVDISEFEKISTTGEM is encoded by the coding sequence ATGAGTAAAACAAAAATCACCGTTGCCGTAACAGGACTGAACAATATCGACAGTCCGGGACCTGGAATTCCGGTAATAAGAGCACTGAAAGAAAGCAAAGAGTTTGAAGTGCGCATTATTGGCCTTTCGTATGAAACACTGGAGCCAGGAATATATATGCACCATCTCGTGGACAGTGTATATCAGCTTCCGTTACCCACAGCGGGATCGGCTGTGCTAAAAGAACGGTTGCGATACATTGCCGGCAGGGAACCGATCGATGTGCTAATTCCCAATTTCGATGCGGAGTTACACAATTTCATCAAGCTTCAAAAGGAGCTGAAATCGGAGTTGGGCATTGCAACCTTCCTGCCTTCACACGAACAGTTCGAAGAACGGCAAAAACCAGAGCTCTCCAGATTTGGTGACAAATATGGTGTCAGAGTACCTCAAAACCATATGATCAGCCGGGTATCGGAGATCAAAAAATTGGAAGACGAACTAGATTACCCTATGGTGATCAAAGGGCGTTATTACGATGCTTATATTGCCTCATCCTACGAGCAGGCAAGCTCGTATTTCTACAAGATTGTTGCCAAATGGGGCTATCCGGTGATTGTGCAGGAGTTTATTCCAGGCACGGAAGTGAACGTTACCGCTATAGGAGACGGTCAGGGAAACTGTATCGGTGCCATACCGATGCGTAAACTCTACATAACCGACAAGGGTAAAGCCTGGTCGGGTATATCGTTAGAAGATGAAGAGCTGTTGGCAATTTCGCGCCACGTGATAGAGAAAAGCTGCTGGAGAGGTGGTTGTGAGCTGGAATTCATAAAGACAAAAAAAAATGAGTATTACCTGCTAGAGATGAATCCCCGCTTTCCGGCCTGGGTGTACCTGGCCAACGGATGCGGGCAGAATCATGCCGAAGCACTTTTAAAAATGGCTCTGGGCAAAAAAGTTAAGCCGTTCACGGAATATAAGAGCGGCAAAATGTTTATCCGCTATTCCTACGATATGATCGTGGATATATCGGAATTTGAAAAAATTTCAACAACAGGAGAGATGTAA
- a CDS encoding PqqD family protein translates to MKIRKNIAISENGFIFNPLTGDSFSVNQTGIFVLLKLKEGESDKNILEALREEYELDTYTAEKDLNDFLTMLKSYQLTEHE, encoded by the coding sequence ATGAAAATTAGAAAAAACATTGCTATCAGTGAGAACGGGTTTATTTTTAATCCACTCACCGGCGACAGCTTCAGTGTAAATCAGACCGGTATTTTTGTCCTTCTAAAGCTGAAAGAGGGGGAGAGTGACAAAAACATACTAGAGGCCCTTCGGGAGGAGTATGAATTGGACACCTATACAGCAGAAAAGGACCTGAATGATTTTCTGACCATGCTGAAGAGCTATCAACTAACCGAACATGAGTAA
- a CDS encoding RNA polymerase sigma factor, producing the protein MTDSELIEKINSGNTQAFKELIEKYQGVVFRTAMGFVHSKADADDLTQEVFIRVFESLHSFKGKAEFSTWLYRITANCSINFIKRNSKNRLLLSLENIFNYYSNEKTPLEQLEAAERDRLIKAAIDRLPTSQRTAFVLSRYEELPQKEVARIMNKSEGAVEQLLQRAKGNLQKKLDKTVGK; encoded by the coding sequence TTGACGGACTCAGAACTCATAGAAAAAATTAACTCCGGCAACACTCAAGCCTTTAAGGAATTAATAGAAAAATATCAGGGAGTGGTATTTCGCACAGCCATGGGATTCGTGCATTCCAAAGCTGATGCGGATGACCTCACCCAAGAGGTTTTTATAAGGGTTTTTGAATCGTTGCACTCCTTCAAAGGAAAGGCTGAGTTTTCCACATGGCTCTACCGGATAACAGCGAACTGCAGCATTAATTTTATTAAACGGAACAGTAAAAACAGGTTATTGCTGTCGCTCGAAAACATCTTCAACTATTATAGCAACGAGAAAACGCCACTTGAACAATTGGAAGCAGCGGAGAGAGACAGACTGATAAAAGCGGCAATCGACCGCCTTCCCACCTCTCAACGAACAGCTTTTGTGTTGAGCAGATATGAAGAACTGCCCCAGAAAGAGGTCGCCCGTATCATGAATAAATCAGAAGGGGCTGTAGAACAACTACTGCAACGAGCAAAGGGTAATCTGCAAAAGAAACTGGACAAAACCGTAGGAAAATAA
- a CDS encoding TIGR00341 family protein, with protein MSIISYFDIRKELEDFDVIHSEIEKGIVFKGTNLWILMCAILVASVGLNMNSTAVIIGAMLISPLMGPINGMGYSIATYDWHLFRRSIKNLTFAIGISLITSTLYFVITPVNTAHSELLARTSPTIYDVFIALFGGLAGILAISSKLKGNVIPGVAIATALMPPLCTAGYGLATLQLNFFFGALYLFTINTVFIAVSSLTVCQILKLPIRSIIDPAQRKRVNSAITTILLITIIPSIIFGYDLVKKERFSESSNRYLQEISILSGSYLIEAKVDPNQSSISLLYSGYGPNEEELVQIKEKALIFQLDTSKISIIEGADAEILKQSASRYLTEAQELENKLNITTSSLKKAQWRLDSIQNIPGMGENLLKEIRQIYPQMKSCSYAESVIFTDTTRSERIPIVVFTSKKELNRNEQKKITEWVRVRLNNKATKTYFEK; from the coding sequence ATGAGCATAATCAGCTATTTTGACATCAGAAAAGAACTGGAAGATTTTGACGTTATCCACTCTGAAATTGAAAAAGGGATTGTCTTCAAGGGAACCAACTTGTGGATTCTAATGTGTGCCATCCTGGTGGCATCGGTGGGCCTGAACATGAATTCAACAGCGGTAATCATAGGTGCCATGCTTATATCTCCACTGATGGGACCCATCAACGGTATGGGGTATAGCATCGCGACCTATGACTGGCATTTGTTCAGGCGGTCGATAAAAAACCTCACATTTGCCATCGGTATAAGTCTGATCACTTCAACACTCTATTTTGTCATCACCCCGGTAAATACAGCTCATTCCGAATTACTGGCACGCACAAGCCCCACTATTTACGATGTATTTATTGCGCTTTTCGGAGGCCTGGCAGGGATATTAGCCATTAGCAGCAAATTGAAAGGGAACGTAATCCCCGGCGTTGCAATTGCCACTGCACTAATGCCACCTCTGTGCACTGCAGGTTACGGGCTTGCTACCCTCCAGTTGAATTTTTTCTTTGGTGCCCTTTACCTCTTCACCATTAATACAGTTTTTATTGCGGTATCATCACTCACCGTCTGTCAGATCCTTAAACTTCCTATTCGCAGCATCATAGATCCAGCCCAGCGTAAAAGGGTTAACAGCGCCATCACCACCATTTTGCTTATCACCATCATCCCAAGCATCATATTCGGATACGATCTGGTAAAGAAGGAGCGTTTTTCTGAAAGTTCAAACCGTTATCTGCAGGAGATATCGATTTTAAGCGGCAGCTACTTGATTGAAGCAAAGGTGGACCCGAACCAGAGCTCAATATCACTCCTCTATTCAGGATATGGGCCTAACGAAGAAGAACTGGTTCAAATAAAAGAAAAAGCACTTATCTTTCAGCTGGACACCTCAAAAATCAGTATTATTGAAGGAGCAGATGCTGAAATTCTGAAACAAAGTGCCAGTCGCTATTTAACAGAAGCACAGGAGCTGGAAAACAAGCTCAACATCACCACCTCCTCTTTGAAAAAAGCCCAATGGAGACTGGACAGTATACAAAACATACCTGGGATGGGAGAAAACCTTTTAAAGGAGATCAGGCAAATATACCCACAGATGAAGAGCTGCTCCTATGCCGAGTCGGTTATTTTTACCGATACAACCCGATCAGAACGAATACCTATCGTAGTCTTCACATCAAAAAAGGAACTGAACCGCAACGAGCAGAAGAAAATTACTGAATGGGTACGGGTGCGACTTAACAATAAAGCAACGAAAACCTATTTTGAGAAGTAG
- a CDS encoding fibronectin type III-like domain-contianing protein, with amino-acid sequence MIYLVRKKNICKTLLTVILIVLSIGSSAQEIPFIPPVYNYTTNIYRAGNQNWAAEQGSNGVIYFGNENGLLSFDGVNWSLCPLPNNLSVKSIYIDNNHSTERIYVGSFEEFGYFERNRSNQLIYYSIKSIVDDYQFHNDEIWTIYPFDGKIYFQSFSAFFVFDGKEVRTFKPYPAVLYFFPSGDKMFAQMIDNDFCSFNGEDFQRLLTRKQLNNADVRNTGPADGEIVVQLYTRQLVASVTRPVKELKGFKKIALKAGESKQVTFNLASEDLAFYGIDMKKKTEPGDFKLWIAQSSADNSNEASFSVTQ; translated from the coding sequence ATGATTTATCTTGTACGTAAAAAAAATATTTGCAAGACACTCTTAACCGTAATTTTAATCGTTCTCTCTATCGGGAGCAGTGCACAGGAAATCCCGTTCATTCCCCCGGTCTATAACTATACTACAAATATATATAGGGCAGGCAACCAAAACTGGGCAGCAGAACAGGGCAGTAACGGAGTAATCTATTTTGGTAACGAAAACGGGCTTTTGAGTTTTGACGGAGTCAACTGGTCTCTGTGTCCACTCCCCAATAATCTCTCAGTAAAGTCTATTTATATAGACAACAATCACTCGACTGAGCGAATATATGTAGGTTCATTCGAGGAATTCGGATATTTCGAACGAAACCGGTCCAATCAGCTTATTTATTACTCAATAAAAAGTATTGTTGATGATTATCAGTTTCATAACGATGAAATATGGACGATATATCCTTTCGATGGAAAGATTTACTTCCAGTCGTTTTCTGCATTCTTTGTCTTCGATGGCAAAGAGGTGAGGACATTCAAGCCCTATCCTGCCGTATTGTATTTTTTCCCATCGGGAGACAAGATGTTTGCGCAAATGATAGATAATGATTTTTGCAGTTTCAACGGTGAAGATTTTCAAAGGCTATTGACACGCAAACAACTAAATAACGCTGATGTCAGAAATACAGGGCCGGCAGACGGAGAGATTGTAGTACAGCTTTATACCCGACAGCTTGTTGCAAGCGTAACCCGCCCGGTGAAAGAGCTAAAAGGGTTTAAAAAGATTGCATTAAAGGCGGGTGAATCCAAACAGGTAACGTTTAATCTTGCTTCCGAAGATCTGGCCTTCTACGGAATTGACATGAAGAAAAAAACCGAACCGGGCGACTTTAAACTGTGGATTGCTCAAAGTTCTGCTGATAACTCCAATGAAGCAAGTTTTTCTGTTACACAATGA
- the dut gene encoding dUTP diphosphatase — protein sequence MKIKIVNMSRHPLPEYATMSAAGLDLRANIEEPVVLKPLERALVPTGIFIQLPEGYEAQIRPRSGLAIKHGIGIVNSPGTIDADYRGEIRVIMVNLSNENFTINDGERICQMVVAQHASVEWEPVDTLDETKRGDGGFGHTGKQ from the coding sequence ATGAAGATTAAAATAGTAAACATGTCACGTCATCCGCTTCCTGAATATGCAACGATGTCGGCTGCCGGACTAGACCTACGTGCGAATATTGAAGAACCTGTTGTTTTAAAGCCTCTGGAGCGAGCCCTTGTGCCGACCGGCATTTTTATTCAGCTCCCTGAAGGATATGAAGCTCAGATACGCCCCCGAAGCGGATTAGCAATAAAACATGGTATTGGAATTGTGAACTCACCCGGTACAATTGATGCCGATTACCGTGGTGAAATTCGGGTGATCATGGTGAACCTGTCGAATGAAAATTTTACCATAAACGACGGAGAACGCATCTGCCAGATGGTGGTTGCTCAACATGCCAGCGTAGAGTGGGAACCGGTTGACACACTGGATGAAACAAAAAGAGGAGATGGAGGGTTTGGACATACCGGCAAACAATAG
- a CDS encoding tetratricopeptide repeat protein — MNYLTEIKKLNAGLVLLYLVLAVMPLKAVARQDVRQIHHNEATDRKFDYYFYAALNAKALGKYDEAIDFFQHCYALDSTNANVMVELGTFYSVLQEKDRALDFFRKAVHYDNSNYYYNMMLAGLCKELELKQDVLGIYSSLLKLYPDRSELYFELANAYADNGEQQKAIDALNELEKSTGMSEMLSLNKFRLYSLMDKKEKAFEEIQQFIDKNPGDPRYLILMGDLYMEDNQDQKALQYYEQVKGIDPDYPELILSMVNYYEKTNNKPAAQAELQKAITGSFMDVETKLQLLTRYLGILQQNRQELKQANTLFESLFEQHPNNRQLNMIYGNVLMLQNDKEGAMEQFEIYTKDNPGDPAGYEQMIRIALPDEDLEKIKEVTTEALKHLPKEPQFYFYLGAAHYQQKNYKEALRVFEEGLKNAVMLSPAMESDFHGQIGDLNYFLGNKDIAFGCYEKALKLNPQNLPVLNNYSYYLSLEKRDLNKAEQMSGITIKADPMNPTYLDTYGWVLFEQGSYLMAKIYIEKAMEYSKENPSAEVYEHYGDVLFKTGEREKAIEQWKKAKELGRDSKKLNESTLKSP; from the coding sequence ATGAATTATCTGACAGAAATAAAAAAGCTGAATGCCGGCCTGGTTTTATTATACCTGGTATTGGCAGTTATGCCACTAAAGGCAGTAGCTCGCCAGGATGTACGTCAAATACATCATAATGAAGCAACTGATAGGAAATTTGATTACTATTTTTACGCTGCTTTGAATGCAAAAGCTCTTGGGAAATATGATGAAGCTATCGACTTTTTTCAGCATTGTTATGCACTGGATTCAACCAATGCAAATGTAATGGTTGAACTGGGGACTTTCTACAGTGTGCTTCAGGAAAAAGACAGGGCGCTGGATTTTTTCCGGAAAGCTGTTCATTACGATAATTCCAACTACTACTATAATATGATGCTTGCGGGATTATGCAAAGAACTCGAGCTTAAACAAGACGTTCTTGGCATTTACAGTTCTTTGCTGAAGTTATACCCCGACAGATCAGAACTTTATTTCGAACTGGCAAACGCATATGCAGATAATGGAGAACAACAAAAAGCTATAGATGCGCTTAACGAACTTGAAAAAAGTACTGGAATGTCAGAGATGCTTTCACTTAACAAGTTCCGTCTATATTCCCTGATGGACAAAAAGGAGAAAGCATTTGAAGAAATTCAGCAGTTCATTGACAAAAATCCCGGTGATCCCAGGTATCTTATCCTTATGGGTGATCTATATATGGAAGACAATCAGGATCAGAAAGCACTGCAATATTACGAACAGGTGAAAGGTATAGATCCTGATTATCCAGAACTTATTCTATCCATGGTGAACTATTATGAGAAAACAAACAATAAGCCCGCCGCACAGGCTGAGTTACAGAAAGCCATCACAGGATCGTTTATGGATGTTGAGACAAAACTGCAGCTTCTTACACGTTATCTCGGCATTCTGCAGCAGAACCGACAGGAACTGAAACAGGCAAATACACTGTTCGAATCACTCTTTGAACAGCATCCCAACAACAGGCAACTGAACATGATTTATGGCAATGTCCTCATGCTACAGAATGACAAAGAGGGCGCCATGGAACAGTTCGAGATATATACCAAGGATAATCCTGGTGATCCGGCAGGGTATGAGCAAATGATCCGTATTGCCTTGCCTGATGAAGATCTGGAGAAAATTAAGGAGGTAACAACTGAAGCACTAAAACATCTTCCAAAGGAGCCTCAGTTCTATTTCTACTTAGGTGCTGCCCATTATCAACAGAAGAATTATAAGGAAGCATTAAGGGTATTTGAGGAGGGGTTGAAAAATGCAGTAATGCTGAGTCCAGCTATGGAATCAGATTTTCATGGTCAGATAGGCGACCTGAACTATTTTCTTGGGAATAAAGATATTGCTTTCGGATGTTATGAAAAAGCTTTAAAGCTGAATCCGCAAAATCTTCCTGTTTTAAACAATTACAGTTATTATCTGTCTCTTGAAAAGAGGGATCTGAACAAAGCAGAGCAGATGAGCGGGATTACAATAAAGGCAGATCCGATGAACCCTACTTACTTAGATACTTACGGGTGGGTATTGTTTGAACAGGGATCTTACCTTATGGCAAAAATATATATTGAAAAGGCCATGGAATATAGCAAGGAGAATCCATCAGCTGAGGTTTATGAACATTACGGAGACGTTTTGTTCAAAACCGGAGAAAGAGAGAAGGCAATAGAACAGTGGAAAAAGGCAAAAGAACTGGGACGTGACTCAAAAAAATTAAATGAGTCCACTTTAAAAAGTCCCTGA
- a CDS encoding transposase, giving the protein MFKKTSVNPQYDMFSTPSTQMGKREAKKYDDPAAWHNRFYANVTSQIDETIFAPLFKQGNMGAPNASIRVIIGMSIIKEGFGCSDEDLFDKCQFDLLVRKALGLVSLSDVAPSIDTYYLLRRRICEYENRYGVNLMEKSFEQLTGDQLSTFKISGKSVRMDSKLIGSNIAWYSRFEIIHNTFRGFIKDLGDRGMLLLNPRLRKQVLLFFRRRCSEYGLPLKQ; this is encoded by the coding sequence ATGTTCAAGAAGACATCTGTAAATCCACAATATGACATGTTTTCCACACCTTCCACCCAAATGGGTAAGCGTGAGGCAAAAAAATATGATGATCCTGCGGCGTGGCACAACCGGTTTTATGCAAACGTCACCTCCCAAATAGACGAAACCATATTTGCTCCCCTTTTCAAACAGGGTAACATGGGCGCTCCCAATGCTTCCATACGGGTGATTATCGGAATGTCCATCATCAAGGAGGGTTTTGGCTGTAGCGATGAAGATCTGTTCGATAAATGCCAGTTCGATCTCCTGGTGCGTAAAGCCCTGGGTCTAGTCTCCCTGAGTGATGTTGCACCCTCTATCGATACTTATTATTTACTGAGAAGGCGTATTTGTGAATACGAAAACCGGTATGGTGTAAACCTGATGGAAAAGAGCTTCGAGCAGCTCACTGGCGACCAACTCTCCACCTTCAAGATATCCGGCAAATCTGTCCGTATGGACAGTAAGCTCATTGGCAGCAACATCGCCTGGTACTCCCGTTTCGAGATCATTCACAACACTTTCCGCGGGTTTATCAAGGACCTGGGCGATAGGGGGATGCTTCTTTTGAACCCCAGGCTCAGGAAACAGGTACTTCTATTTTTTAGAAGAAGATGCTCAGAATATGGTTTACCGCTTAAACAGTGA